The DNA sequence GCTCTCATCCAGCAACGTGACATCAAAAATGGCCACGTCGTGGCCGCCCCCGCTGTGGTAACGCACGTGGCTGAGCAGTTTTGCCGGCAACGAGCGATACATGCGGAATCGGCCATAGGAAAATGGAATGTAAAAGTCCTTCTCCTTGTCGAACCCGGGAATCAGCGACTGGGCGCCTCCGGTTGCCATGTCGAGAAGGGCCGGATGACACCGGAAGACGTCCAGCTCGGACGCAAATGATTCCGGGATCTCCAAGCTGACCAATGCTTCAGACTCCCCGTAATCGATCCGTCGCAAGTTCGCCCAGCGAGGACCGAAATCCATAAAGGTTTGGTTCAGGAAGCCATCCAGAACTTCGGTTCGCCGGCGACAACGCCCCCGGAGGATCGAGATGGCATGGGTGGGCAAGGGCTCGGCGGGCAGGCTGCGCACCTTCCCTGTGCTGTGCAACTCCATCGAGGGAACCGATTCAAGTTTGAAGTCGGCACCCGATTCCTTGCGGTGAAACGTAAGCCGCAGCTCGCGTGGGGTTGCTGATTTAACGGGAAAAGGAGCCAGGAACAAGACGTCGGAAAGCTCCACCCCGTCGGACTTGGAAACCTGAGCCCACGCCGCCCGAACCAGCTCGATGAAGCCGGTTCCGGGGATCAAGGCATCCCCGCCCTTCACGACGTGCTCCGACAGAAGCCAGTGCTTCTCCCGGGAAAACATCGTCTTGAAAACCACATCGCGATGCGGGGTTTCGTGGAAGCTATCCCAGAACGGGTACTGGCTCTTTTGGAAGGCGATGGGATCCGGCTCCCGGGCCAGGGCCTGTGGGTGACCCGCGATGGCGCTGGCCATGCCGACCTGCTGCCAGGCGCTCCAATTGATGGAGATAGTCCGCAAACCGTCCTGCCAGGTCCGCTTTCGCGCAAAGGCGTCGAGGAAGGCATTGGCAGCCGTGTAGTCGACCTGTCCGGGAAGCCCGAGGAACGAGCTCACCGACGAGCAGAGCGCGAGAAAATCCAGCTTCGTCCCCTGCAAGGCCGCCTGGAGCACCAGTGCTCCCTTCACCTTGGGCAAGATCACCCGATCCGCCTCCGCACGAGTCTTCAACTGGATCAGTGAATCCTGCAGAATACCAGCCGCATGAACCACGCCCTGCAGGGAGCCAAAGCGCTTGAGGGTCAGCGCCACCGCGCGCTTCATCTGATCCACATCCGTGACATCGGCGGTGAGGGGCAAAACCTCGCCACCCAGAGACTCCAGCAGCTGGATCTTGCGAATGGCTTTCGAGGTGGCGTCCTGATCGTTGTGCTCGGACAGCCACCCCGCGTAGGCCTCTCTGGCGGGCAGAGCGCTGCGACCGAGCAAGGCGACCTTGGCACGGCAAGACTGAACCAGATGTTTGGCCAACTCGAAACCGATGCCACCCAGTCCGCCCGTGATGAGATACACTCCCCCGTCACGGAGCCGCGCCTCGATCGGGGCCGCCGTATCAATTCGAACAGGATCGGTGGACTGCACCCACCGGTCGGGACCACGCCACGCGACCAGCGACTCGTGGGTCGTGCTGAAGCACTCCGAAAGGATTTGTCGAGCAACCGTCTCCGACTGGCCGGCGGAAGCCGGGGTCCAACCCACATCCACCACTCTCGCCGAGATGTGCGGAAACTCATGGGGGATGACCCGCACCGGTCCCAGGACCAGGCTCTTCTCAGGCGCCAATGAACTCTCGCCCGCGATCTGCTGCCCCCCATTGGACACCACCGTCAATCGCAGCGGATCCTCCTCGGCCGCCAAAGCCTGCGCCAGATAGAACAGGCTGTAAAAATTGAGATTCAGGGCGGAATCGAGCTTGGCGAGAGGATCTGCCTGCCGATCCATCGCAGTCACGCTCCAGAAATGAACCACCTGCTCCGGCAAGCCGCCGTTGGACTGAAGCTCCGCGAGCAGGCTGTCGTAGTCAGCGCGCTCCACCGGGTTGATATAAAACCGGCCCTCGTCCTTCTTGGCAAACCGTTTGCCGATCGAGACGGTCACGACCCTGGCACCCTTCAGCCGCTCCACGAAGCGCTGCCCGAGCCCGGTCTCATCCAAAAAAACCAGCCAGGAGGCGGAGGCCGCCATGCCCTCGGAAACACTCGCGTTGATCGCCGGCTTCCAGGAAGGCAGATAAAACCAGTCCGCGATGGCAGGCCGCTTGCGCAGATGCTTTTTCTGCTGGCTCGAGATCGACTGGCCAGGCTCCACCCAGAATCGCTCGTGCTCGAAAGGATAGGTGGGCAAGGAGACCCGGCGGCGAGTCTGTTCGCCATAGAAGCGGGACCAATCGAGCTTCAGCCCGCTCATCCACAGCCGTCCATACGTCGTCAACAGGAAGGCCACATCCGAGCCCTCCTCCTTCGGGTGCCGCAGGGTCGAGAGCGAAGCGGAAACCAGCTTGCCAAACTGTTGCTTGGACAGGCTGCTCAACGTGCGGCCGGGACCGATCTCCAAGAGCAGACGCCCTGGCTCCTTCAAAAGCTCGGCCATGCCGTCGGCAAATCGGACGGTGTGTCGCAAATGCTTAACCCAATAGGCCGGATCGGTCGCCTGGGCGGCAGTGATCCAAGTTCCCGTCAAATTGGAAATGTAAGGCTGGACGGGAGGCTTGAACCGGATGGAAGAGCAGAAACGCTCAAACTCGCCCAGGATCGGCTCAAGCATGCTGGAATGCGCCGCCACGTTGATGTGGATCCGCGTGCATTCAATTTCTCGCTCCACCAACGCCCGCTCCACCGCGGCGATCGCTCCGACCGGTCCGGACACCACGCTGAGCGAGGGCCCGTTGATGGCCGCGAACGAAAGCTCCGGCCCCATGAATTTGCGCGCCTCCGCCTCGGGCAGCGGAACGCTGAGCATCCCACCCTCGGGCAGCTTCTCAAAGAGACGTCCCCGCAAGGTCACTAGCGCCATGCCATCCTGATAGGAGAAGACTCCGGCGAGGCAGGCCACGACATACTCGCCCATGCTGTGGCCGATCATGGCCGCAGGACTCACCCCCCAGGACATGAGCAACTTGGCCAGCGCATACTCGGTCGCAAACAGCGTCGGAAGGGCCAGGGAAGGCTTTTCCAGCTCCTTGGTGGCGGCCTCCGCCTGCCCCGGCGGAGGGAACATCAGCGTTCTAAGGTCGATGCCCAGCTGCGGCTTGATGTAGTTCAGGCATTCATCGATGGCCTGCGAATAGACCGGCTCGGTCTCGTAAAGATCGCGGCCCATGGTGGCGTACTGGGCTCCGCCCCCAGGGAACATGAACACCACCGAGGCATTCCCCTTCGGCAGGGCCTGGGTCACCATCCGCTTGGAGTCGGCCCCGCCCAGCGTTGCCAGAGCATCCTCACGACCACTGCAAACCACCACCCGCCGCTGCTCAAAGCCCTTCCGTCCCACCGCCAGGGTGTAGGCAACATCGGCCAGATTGTCGGCAGGATGCTCGCGCAGATGGTTGGCCAGGTTGAGGGTGGCGGCATCCAGCGCCGCCGAGCTTCGCGCCGACAGGAGCAGCAGCTGCCAGGTGCGACCGGGGCTGCTGGCCGCGGGCTCAGGGGCCTGCTCCAGAATCACATGCGCGTTGGTTCCTCCGGCGCCGAGAGCGGTGACGCCCGCGCGCCGGGGTCGCCCGCTCCGAACCCAGGGAGTCAGCTTCGTGTTAACAAAGAAGGGACTATTGGCAAAATCGATCTGCGGGTTCGGCGCTGAGTAGTTCAGGCTGGCCGGGATCAACCCGTTCTTGAGGGACAGCACCGTCTTGATGAAACCGGCTACACCTGAGGTTTCACCCAAATGCCCGATGTTTGATTTGAGCGAACCGATCGCACAGAACCCGGTCTTGTCGGTGAAGTTGCGATAGGCCTGGGTGATCGCGCTGATCTCGATCGGATCCCCGACCATCGTCCCCGTCCCATGACACTCGACGTAGTCAATGGTGGCCGGGTCCACACCGGAAAGCGTGATCGCCTCCGTGATGGCTTTGGCCTGCCCCTCGACGCTGGGGGCCAGATAGCCAACCTTCATCGCGCCGTCGTTGTTGATGGCAGTCCCCTTGATCACCGCGAGCACGTTGTCCCCATCGGCCAGGGCATCGTCGAGCCGTTTCAAGACAACGATGCCCACCCCGCTGCCGAAGATGGTCCCCTTGGATTCCGCATCGAACGCGCGGCAATGCCCATCGGGAGACATGATCTCACCCTCGCTGAAGACATACCCTCGGATCTGCGGAAGCAGAATCGTGACGCCGCCGGCCATCGCCATGTCGCACTCCCCGGTAAGGAGGCTCTGGACCGCCAGATGGATCGCGACCAGCGAGGACGAGCAAGCCGTCTGCACGTTGATGCTCGGCCCGTTCAGATTCATCTCATACGAGACGCGGGTCGCCAGAAAGTCCTTGTCGTTGCCCGCGTGTCGCACCATGAAATCGCCGAGCGACTTCATCAGGTCGGGATTGGAGATGAGATTGTACATCATGTACAAATTCATCCCGGAGGCACCGAACACACCGACCCCGTTTCCGTGAGTCTCCACGTTGTAGCCCGCGTCCTCCATGGCAGCCCAGGCGACCTCCAGGAAGAACCGGTGCTGCGGATCCATGACCGCGGCGTCGCGGGGGCTAAATCCGAAAAAGCCGGCATCGAACTGATCGACCCCGTCCAAAGTCGGGCAGGCCTTCACATAGGCGGGGTCGAGCAGCAAATCGGGAGATTCTCCCGCGGCCAACAGTTCTTCTTCGGTGAAGAAGCGGACCGATTCGACGCCGTCGCGAAGGTTTTTCCAAAGTTGGGCGACATCCCGGGCGCCGGGCAACCGTGATGCCATGCCGATCACGGCGATCTCGTTCCCCGAAGCTGCTCTGGATGCTGATTCGTGAGCCATACGTGCTAAACGGTTCGACTCGCCTGGCGTTGCTGGCGGCGACGAGACAGGGCGTCCTTACGCGCTTCCCCTCGATCCTGGCTCTGCTGGAGTTTCTGAGCCTCGCCCTGCCCGGCCTCGTCGATATGCGCCGCCAAGGCGCTGACGGTCGGGAATCGGAACATGTCCACCAAAGGCACGTTCTTGCCTAACGCTTGCCGAAGTAAATGATTTGCCTGAACCATCATCAGGGAGTTGGCTCCCAGGTCAAAAAAGTTGTCCGAGGCTCCTACCTGCTCGAGCTTAAGCAGATCTTGCCAAACCTTCGAGATGATTTTCTCCGAGTCGCTGGACGGGGCCAGATAGGCGGTGGCCGACTCGGGTCGGGAATGTTCCGGCTCGGGCAACGCCGCCCGGTTGATCTTGCCGTTCGGGGTCAGGGGCAGTCGCTCGAGCACGACAAAGGCGCTGGGCACCATGTAGGCGGGCAGCTTGCCGCGCAGATAGCTGGCCAGCTCGGAAGGCAGGCTCTTGGCCGGCGTGGCGCTCGCGCCCACCCGGTTGACATAGTCGGTCCACGGCCTTTCCGGCCCCGGATCCAACGCGGCGCGACCGGGCGAAGCCTTCTTCCGATGCCGAAAGGCCGCGTCGTAAGCATCGAGCCGCCCCTCGGCGTTCCAGCTCAACTCCACCTCGTAGTCGTCGGCAAGCTTCCACAGCTGCTCGGGGTCGATTCCGCTCACGGGCTGGGAATCCAGCAGAGCCCTCAGCTCGCCCACCGTGGCCGGTGCCGATCCCTTTTCCAGTAACTCGACCGCTTTCACTTCCCGACTCAGTCGCGGATTGGGCAGCCCCCGAAGGGTCAGAACCGGAGGCTCAGCCGCCAGCAGGTCGCGAACGCCGGCCAGAGCCAGCTGCTCAGCTCGGATGACATTGGCTTCCGCGCCGCCCGAGGCGGGGGCTGATCCGATCTCGAGCACCACATCATAACGGAAGCGCGTGACTTCGTTGAGGGACTCCCCTCGCTTGAGCTGCTGCACCACCCGGGTGATCTGAGGAATTCGACGGCTCAAGGCGCGGAACAAATCCGCATGGATCAACATCTCGCTCTCGCGCTCACGGCGTTTGGCAATGCGCTGCTTGAGCTCCGCCGTGCTTAGATGATCGGGCGCCTGATACAGCTCGATGTCGGTGAGGAAGGCAGTCAGCAAAGGAAGGCTGCGCAGATCCCCGAGGAAAATGCGTCCCCCGGGAGCCACCAGCGTTGCCACCTGCTCGAGCACCCGGCAGAGATACTCCACGCCAGGAAAATACTGCACCACCGAGTTGATGACGACGGTGTCGAACGACCCGGCGCCGAACTCCGGCAGCTGATCCGCCTTGCCCTGATGCAGCTCCACCTGAGCCAACGGGCGAACTTGCAATGCGCGCCGGATGTTCTCGATCGCGGTCGCCGCGAAATCCACGCCCACGTAACGTTCGCACTGGGGGGCAATCCGGAAGAGGAGCAGGCCGCTTCCGCAGCCAATCTCCAGAACACGTTTCGGCTTCAGGGACAGAATCCGTTCGACTCCCCGGTCCACCCACTCGCGCATTTCGGTCGGCGGAATGGGGGCGCCTGTGTAGCTGCTGTCCCATCCCACCAGGTCGAAGGTAGGATCGAGGGGCAGGGCCTCATTGTCCCCGGTCCGATGATAGGTCTCTGTCCAAAGATGCTGCCAGTGTTCTGCGCCGGCGACAGTGGCGGCGCCGCCGCCGGACCCGGCTGCCTCAGGAACGGTGTAGGCAACCAATCGCTGATCCCCGGGCGTGTCCTCGCGGGCGATCACCACGCACTCCCGCACCAGGGGATGATGATTCAGCACCGTCTCGATCTCGCCCAACTCGATCCGATGGCCTCGGATTTTGACTTGATGATCCAAGCGGCCGAGGTACTCGACCTGGCCATCCTCGCGATAGCGGGCCAGATCGCCGGTCCGATACAGCCTCTCTCCGGCAACCGCGGCGAATGGATTGGGAACAAATCTCTGGTCCGTCAGCTCCGGGCGGTTCAGATAACCGCGAACGACCCCGGCTCCACCGATCAGCAGCTCCCCCGGGACACCCACCGGCACGAGCTGGAGGTTTCGATCCACGATGAAAACCTGCGTGTTGACCAGCGGCCGTCCGATCGTGATGGCGTCGGACCGCGTCACGCGAACCGAAGTCGACCATACGGTGGTCTCGGTCGGGCCGTACATGTTGATCAGCTCCCCTTCCATGACCCGCAACAGCTGTTCCGCCAAGGTGGGAGGAAGGGCCTCTCCGCCCAGCAGCAGTTTCTTGATGGGGCGGAGGGCTTCCAGCGAGCCAGGGTTGATCGCCAGGATCGATGCCAAGGAGGGCGTGCACTGGAAATGGGTGACGCCATGCCGGCTGATCAGCGCCGGGATGCTGTAGTCTCCTTCCAGCCCTTCTTCGATCTCCGCGAGGCTGGGGTTGCTCAGCTCCCGCAGCCGGTTGAGATGAGTCAGGGCCGAAAGCGCATCGGCCGAAGGCACACCGAAGTCAATCAGGCAGGCCAGTTCGTCCGCCCCCATCGCCTTCAACCGATCCACAATCGCGAGCGCACTCTCCGGGGTTCCGAACAGACCTGCAGTCTCAAAATAGCGATCGAAGGCATGGTCGAGCAGGGCGTCCATGTCCTCGGGGGTGAAGTTGTCGAGATCCAGCTTCATGTCGCCGCCGACAGCTTTCTTCGAAGGCTGACGGAAAGCGGGAAAAGCCCAGGGCGCGATCTTGGTCAGGTCAAAGGCGCTCTTGAGGTAATTGCAAAGGGGCTGCTTGACCTTGACCCGCACCGCCTCGAGGTCGTCCCCAATGTGCGTGTGCAGCATCACCGAGACCAAACCCTGGCCCGGGTGTCCGTGAGCGCGCCAGGCCTCGCGATAGGCGGCGATCTTGTCCGCCAACTCCTCGATCTTTTGCCCCAGTAGGTTCGTGAGCAGGTTGAAGCCCATCTCACCGGCCATCCGGAAAGTCTCGATATTGCCGGCCGCGGTGATCCACATCGGCGGCCGGCTGCGCACGGGCGCAGGGAAGATCTTCACCGAGATCTCCTGCCCATCCCCGTTACGGACTTGCACAGCCTCGCCCCGCCACAGCTTCGAGACAGTCTCGATGCCACGGAACATCAGGTTCTTGCGATCGGCGTAGTTCTCCGGAGCGAAAGCGAAGTCGTTGGCATGCCAGCCGGAGGCAAAGGACAGTCCCACCCGGCCATTCGATAGATTGTCAACCATCGACCATTCTTCGGCCATGCGAATGGGATTGTGCAACGGAAGCACCACGCTGCCCGCCCGGATCTGGACGTTCTTGGTCACGGCGGCAATGGCGGCGCTGGTGACCGAGGGATTGGGATAGAGCCCGCCGAAGGCGTGAAAGTGTCGCTCGGGAGTCCAGATGGCGGTGAAGCCATGGGCATCCGCATACTTGGACCCTTCCAACATCAGCCAGTACCGGTTCTTGCCGGTGTTCTCCGCAGCGTCGCTGGAGAAATAGAACAAGGTGAAATCCAGCTTCCGCCTGGACGTCGACCGCTTCGGAGCCGGGCGATTCTGCTGGAACGCCTGCTCTTCGTGAACCACCACCTTGAAGCCGCGAGCCAACGTCCACGACAGCTCGAGCACATGGATATCGAAGGAGACGCTGGTCACGGCCAGCCACACTCCCGGGCTCTGCCCCTCCTGACCGAGCACCCGGTCCATTCCAGCGAAGAAGTTGAGCACGTTGCGATGCTCGATCATGACACCCTTCGGCTTGCCCGTGGAGCCGGAGGTGTAAATCACATACGCCAAATGATGCGGCTTGGCTCCGCTCAGGAAATCTCCCTCGGCCTGCTGCGAGATCGTCGGCCAATCGGTATCGAGCTTGATCACCTTGGCGCGGTGGCGAGGCAACTCGGCAGCCAATCGCTCCTGGGAAACGATCACCGACGCCTGCGAATCCTCGAGCATGTGGGCGATTCGCTCCTGGGGGTAGGCCGGATCAATGGGAAGGTACGCGCCTCCCGCCTTTTGAATTCCCAGCAGCCCCACCAACATCTCCACCGAGCGCGACACACACAGACCGACCATGGCATCGGGCCCAACCCCCAGCTCGCGCAGGTATCGGGCGAGCTGGTTCGCTCGCGCGTTCAGCTCGCGATAGGTCAAACTCTTTTCGCGAAACACCACCGCCACGGCATCCGGCGTGCGGGCAGCCTGGGCCTCGATGGCCTGATGGACACACAGGTTGGATTCATAGGCCGCGCCCGTGTTGTTCCACTCCGAAAGGATCTGACCCTGATCGGCCTGGCTCACCAATGAAAGCCGGGAAACAGGCTGATCTGGACGCGCGATGATGCTTTCCAGCAAGGTGCCAAACTGCGAGGAGATCCGGCGAACGCTGGCGTCGGAAAGAGCCAGCCGAGAATAGCTCCATCGGCAACGACGCCCATCGGCCAGAACTTGCAGGCGCAGCTTGGGTCCGGGAAGCGCGCCAGAGCTCTGATCGAGCGAATCCACCACCTCGACCTGAATGGGCAGGGCCTTTTCCAGCCCCTGCTCCCGCACCCCGGACAAGCTGGCGTGCCGGGTCAGCAGATCGCGCAGCGCAGTGCCCTTGCTGCGGACCAATTCCAACTCCCGCTGATTGGCTCGAACCAAGGAAAGGAAATCAGGATCGCCCTCGGACGCGAAGCGGAATGGCACCGCGTCCCAGAACAGGTTCTCCAGCGAGCTCACGTCCCGCTTGAGTTCAGGTAGCTGAAGCGCGAGATCGAAGACCTGTTCGCTGCCCACCCGGGACAAGTAGAGTCCGAACGCGCTCAGGATCAGCTCGGAGCCCGAAATCCCGGCCCGGCCGGCGAATTCCGCAACCTGGGAAGGAAGGTCAAGATCGAGAACACCCGTTTCCGCCGCCGCCGACCCTTCACGGCCCGCCGGCTCGAAGTAGGGAAAGGACACCGGGTGGAGCTTCTGCATCCGGCTCACCCAAAATGATTCCGATTTGCACAGCCGCGCATTGAGTGCGGTGATTCGGGACGCCAGGACGGGCTCCGGTTCCGGAAGCTTGACCCCCTGCTTGAGCTGATGCACCCGGGCAATCTCCTCGAGACAAGCCGGACGCCCACACAGGTGGAGCAACTGCCGGATCACCACGGCCCCGCCGCGGGCGGCGACGTGGATGCCGTCGGCGTCGCAGCCCAGCACGGTCCCCGGCTCTTGGGGAGACGACCGACCAGGGTCGGCCAACTCAAGGGCGGAGCAGATGTAAAACTCGGATCCGATTTGGATCTTCGCCCGTCCAAACGCATTGGCTGCCGAGCCAAAATCCATCGCTCGAACGAAGGCCTCAAGGGACTGCGGAGCTTGATCCCAGGACAAGATGGCCGCCCGATCGGGGCGCTTCCACATCGGGTTGTAGCTGCGCTGACTGTGATCCTGCTCCGTCGCAGTCCAGTTTCCCGCGATCAGCTTACCAATCAGCTCCTGAAAAGACTGCACCCCGGCCTCGAAGCATTTGGTCATCAGCGAGTGCGCCGTCTCATGCTCCGAAATATCGACCGAGCGTTGCACCAGGACCGGCCCGCCGTCGACTTTGTCGTTGATGAAGTGCCAGGTTACCCCGTGCGACGACTCGCGGTTCATCAACGCCCAGGACGCCGGATGCAGCCCGCCGTAGCGGGGCAAGAGGCTGTCATGAAAATTGATCGATCCCCGAGCGGCGGCGGCAACCGCCTCCTTCGGCATCACCCGCAGGTTGATGATACTAAACAGAAAGTCAAAAGGCTGCTTCAGCAGAACGGGGAGGTAATCCTCCTCCGGGCTGTAGACCGGGGTCCGGGCCGCGCGCGCCCACTCCACTACCTCGGAACTCAGGGCAATGATCCCCAACAACTCGAAGCCGGAAGCCATGAGGATCTCGGCGCACCGGATGGTCAGCGCCCCGTCTCCTACCAAAAAGCACTTCAGGTTCCTGCCCATGATCTCTTCTGATTGCGGTCCTTGATTCACAAAATGACGTCCCTAGACCGAAGTTTTACTACGAAGATGCTCCACAATCAATGCTGTTAAGTTAATCACAAGGAAACAAACAACATCCTTACGGGTAACAACTTACACGATAATACGAACGATGCAATCTCGGCTGAATCTTGCTCTCCTCACTACAGTTTCTAATAACCCTGAATCGTGTCAGGCCGCCTGAAAGGGACTTTAGGCATCCCCTCTCTTCCTTCGGCATAGGTACGCCTGGACACAAGAAGCCCAGACCTGTTCCACGGGGGAAGCGGACTGGTGATGAGGTTTTGGCGGCCCGTTAGCGGTGCCGCCAAAACCCGTGGAGAACTCTGAAAACTGCCTTCGGGTCGGTCCGGCCGGGGAAGAGGCTTTCCTTCCTCCCGGCGAGGGGATCAACCGCGACCAGCGGCGATGCTGATGGTCTCAGGCGAAACAGCTCCGTTGGCGGATCCGTTCAACACCGTGACGCGGGCACCCTTTTCGAAGTGCGGAGTATACTCAGGCACGGCGCGTTTCAGGAGCATCTTGCAGTGATCGCCATCGATCTCGTAGAGGAGGCCGGCGAACTCGTTCAGAATTCGACGCATTTCCTCGAGCGGAGCGGGTTGGGCGCAGAATCGCATGATCTTCGGATGAGTCGTCGGGATCAGGCTTTCTTGCTCGTGGCTCAGCTCCTCGAAGAGCTTCTCGCCCGGGCGGAGACCCACGAACTCGATCTTGATGTCCTTGTCGGGTTCGAGACCAGACAGGATGATAATCTGCCGCGCCAGGTCCACGATCTTCACCGGCTTGCCCATGTCGAGCAGGAAGACTTCCCCGCCCTGCCCTTGTGCGGCGCTCTGCAGCACGAGACCGACCGCCTCGGGAATGGTCATGAAGTAGCGAGTCATCTCCGGATCGGTAACCGTCACGGGACCGCCGCGAGCGATCTGCTCCTTAAAGATGGGGATCACGCTGCCAGAAGAACCCAGGACGTTGCCGAATCGGACCGCCATCATGCGGGTGCCACCAGGATTGGCCGCATGCAACGACTGCAGGAACATCTCAGCGAGCCGCTTGCTGGCGCCCATCACGCTGGTGGGGTTGATGGCCTTGTCGGTGGAGATCAGGACAAACCGCTCGACCTTATGAGCCACCGCCAGTTCGGCGAATTGGGCAGTGCCCAGGCTGTTGTTACGAACTGCTTCCGTCGGCTGGCTCTCCATCAGAGGCACATGCTTGTGAGCGGCCGCATGGAAGATCACCTTCGGCTTGTATTGCTCCAGGATCATGCCCATCCGGTTCAGGTCCATCAGGTCCGCGACGAGGGGGACGATCTTCTTGCCATGACCAGCGCGAGCCAGCTCCTGCTCGATGGCGAACATTTGCACCTCGGAGCGCTCCACCAGGAGCAGCAGACGCGGTCCAAACTCAGCAATCTGGCGGCACAGCTCGCTGCCGATGCTACCGCCGGCACCCGTGACCATCACGACCTGACCGGCCAGCAGAGCCTGAATGTTCTCGGTTTCCAGCTTGATGGGAGGGCGTCCCAGCAGGTCTTGGATCTCCACCGAGCGCAACTGGCTGACGTGCACCTTGCCCAAGGCCAGCTCCGACAGCGAAGGGACAGTCCGGCACGGGTATTTCGCCTGGCGCATGACGTCCAGGATCTCGCGCTTCCGCGTAGCGGAGGCGGAGGGAACGCTGATGATGATCTCGTCCAACCGAAGCCCCAGGGACTCGTCGTTCAGGAGCAATTCGGGCTTGCCGACAATTGGCAGGCCACAGACCGTCCGACCCCACTTCGACTTGTCGTCATCAAAAAACGCGACCGGCTCCAACCCGAGACCGCGCTTGTTGCGCAGTTCAGCAGCCAGCATGGCGCCGGCCTCACCAGCCCCAATGATGCCCACGCGGCGAGTTGCGGTGGGGGACTTGGAGTAGTAGGCGCGGAGGCGCTGACGGCGCAACCGCAGGGTCATGCGAATCAAGACCAGGGCCGCCAAGGAGAACAGGAAGTCCACCAGGATCATGCCCGCAGGCAGGGCGAAGGGCTCCTTGAGCTTCCAAGTTCCCAGGCCAATCACGGCTGCTGCCGTGCCCAGGGCATACGCCAAACGAAAAATATCCGGGACGCTGAAGCTGCTGGGCAGCACCCGTTGCTGCCGAAAAAGGAAAAGCAACACGAGCTTCAGGCCCACAACCCAGGCGAGAACGAGAGGAAAATGATGCAACTGCTCCGGCGGAACGCGGAAGTCAAACCGCACGAGATAGGCCATCATCAGACTGACCGAGAGTCCGATGGCGTAGGCCGTTGACAGTCCCAGCGTGCGAAACAGGCGGCCTTTCTCACCTGTAAACATAGAAGACATACTCGTCGCTTTCAAAGGGTTCAAACTTTTGATGGGCATTCCTGATTCCTGATTAACACAAGGGTCGGAACTGTTCCTTCCGCTCCTCAACTAATGTCGTCTCAGCACTCGTCTGAAGCTCCATTCCTAACCGGCAACGGAACCTCCATTGTTTCGGCCCGAGCTTCAGACAGACAGTCGATCCCTTGGGCGCTACCCCACCGGACAGACAGGCTGGGACTTAGTGGGAACTTTACCACACATCCGCCGATATGCAGCATCAAAATTATGCCGTAAAATTACGTAAAAATTAATCAGTGAAGCCACCGCCCGATCAACTCATCAATCGAGGGAACAATCCGGCAGCGCATATTGGCACTAATCAGCAGGGAGCGGATCTGTTCCACGCGTTCCGGGGTCGCGGTGGGCATGGCAATAATAATTTCATCCAGCTTACTTGTCCAGGAACCGTCCAGAATGC is a window from the Verrucomicrobiales bacterium genome containing:
- a CDS encoding SDR family NAD(P)-dependent oxidoreductase, which codes for MAHESASRAASGNEIAVIGMASRLPGARDVAQLWKNLRDGVESVRFFTEEELLAAGESPDLLLDPAYVKACPTLDGVDQFDAGFFGFSPRDAAVMDPQHRFFLEVAWAAMEDAGYNVETHGNGVGVFGASGMNLYMMYNLISNPDLMKSLGDFMVRHAGNDKDFLATRVSYEMNLNGPSINVQTACSSSLVAIHLAVQSLLTGECDMAMAGGVTILLPQIRGYVFSEGEIMSPDGHCRAFDAESKGTIFGSGVGIVVLKRLDDALADGDNVLAVIKGTAINNDGAMKVGYLAPSVEGQAKAITEAITLSGVDPATIDYVECHGTGTMVGDPIEISAITQAYRNFTDKTGFCAIGSLKSNIGHLGETSGVAGFIKTVLSLKNGLIPASLNYSAPNPQIDFANSPFFVNTKLTPWVRSGRPRRAGVTALGAGGTNAHVILEQAPEPAASSPGRTWQLLLLSARSSAALDAATLNLANHLREHPADNLADVAYTLAVGRKGFEQRRVVVCSGREDALATLGGADSKRMVTQALPKGNASVVFMFPGGGAQYATMGRDLYETEPVYSQAIDECLNYIKPQLGIDLRTLMFPPPGQAEAATKELEKPSLALPTLFATEYALAKLLMSWGVSPAAMIGHSMGEYVVACLAGVFSYQDGMALVTLRGRLFEKLPEGGMLSVPLPEAEARKFMGPELSFAAINGPSLSVVSGPVGAIAAVERALVEREIECTRIHINVAAHSSMLEPILGEFERFCSSIRFKPPVQPYISNLTGTWITAAQATDPAYWVKHLRHTVRFADGMAELLKEPGRLLLEIGPGRTLSSLSKQQFGKLVSASLSTLRHPKEEGSDVAFLLTTYGRLWMSGLKLDWSRFYGEQTRRRVSLPTYPFEHERFWVEPGQSISSQQKKHLRKRPAIADWFYLPSWKPAINASVSEGMAASASWLVFLDETGLGQRFVERLKGARVVTVSIGKRFAKKDEGRFYINPVERADYDSLLAELQSNGGLPEQVVHFWSVTAMDRQADPLAKLDSALNLNFYSLFYLAQALAAEEDPLRLTVVSNGGQQIAGESSLAPEKSLVLGPVRVIPHEFPHISARVVDVGWTPASAGQSETVARQILSECFSTTHESLVAWRGPDRWVQSTDPVRIDTAAPIEARLRDGGVYLITGGLGGIGFELAKHLVQSCRAKVALLGRSALPAREAYAGWLSEHNDQDATSKAIRKIQLLESLGGEVLPLTADVTDVDQMKRAVALTLKRFGSLQGVVHAAGILQDSLIQLKTRAEADRVILPKVKGALVLQAALQGTKLDFLALCSSVSSFLGLPGQVDYTAANAFLDAFARKRTWQDGLRTISINWSAWQQVGMASAIAGHPQALAREPDPIAFQKSQYPFWDSFHETPHRDVVFKTMFSREKHWLLSEHVVKGGDALIPGTGFIELVRAAWAQVSKSDGVELSDVLFLAPFPVKSATPRELRLTFHRKESGADFKLESVPSMELHSTGKVRSLPAEPLPTHAISILRGRCRRRTEVLDGFLNQTFMDFGPRWANLRRIDYGESEALVSLEIPESFASELDVFRCHPALLDMATGGAQSLIPGFDKEKDFYIPFSYGRFRMYRSLPAKLLSHVRYHSGGGHDVAIFDVTLLDESGNEIASVADFMMARFKKDRPLTAQPAGDPGPAPASAPTQLLNAVLREGILPSEGMEAFDRILSQPSLSQIVTSSVDLHLWQEQVDRLSRPEEEPKAGDPVGGLKLPKTNMQKEFSAPRNKEEKFLAQVWQELLGVEKVGIHDDFFELGGQSLIAVRLFNRIKKHYKLEFGLAVLFEAPTIEKCAAMIRERLGLPAMDVEDAAAENGAPVKLDTAAPVVPPKASSCIVPMKPGGSRPPLFVIHGMGGNILEYTHIAKHLHPDQPMYGIQAQGLDGKKPIQSRIEEIASTYIEEIRVFQPVGPYYIAGSSFGGLVGYEMAQQLLRKGERVALLFLFDSYGKDYPKLLPARLAFYHALKYEQYRWHLHLSNLRLLSKGEMMPYVKEKAKTARRRVGKMFKRLLNSTQRKFHLLMLPKPLREQAIMTGEDPRMMRGIAVPKAFQEVQNAAIQACDLYKFQTYGGKVVLFRALYQRPAIYEDRTNGWGELVKDLEIHVIPGHHGAIIREPRVGKLVQILNGCLEKTQQAERSRPSLLSDKAAMPQDDHSQAGQS